One part of the Rutidosis leptorrhynchoides isolate AG116_Rl617_1_P2 chromosome 1, CSIRO_AGI_Rlap_v1, whole genome shotgun sequence genome encodes these proteins:
- the LOC139853005 gene encoding secreted RxLR effector protein 161-like: protein MAINKIDCKLAETPAIPNQKLFIEEGAELVDQEQYQRIVGKLIYVAHTRPNIACAVGVVNQFMHHPQLHHMEAVSRIIRYLKGTVGHGVVFKNNGHLKTQVYTDAGWGGEKGDRKSTSGYFTSVGGNFVTWKSKKKKVVALSSAEAKFRGIARGVQEALWIRKLLTEIGFPPEDTSQIFCDNEAAIAISENPVQHDRTKHVEIARHFIKEKL from the exons ATGGCTATAAACAAA ATCGACTGCAAACTAGCTGAGACCCCTGCAATTCCAAACCAAAAGTTGTTTATTGAAGAAGGAGCTGAACTTGTAGATCAAGAACAATATCAAAGGATCGTTGGAAAGCTGATCTACGTTGCTCATACTCGCCCAAATATAGCATGTGCAGTAGGAGTGGTCAATCAATTTATGCATCACCCTCAATTACATCACATGGAAGCCGTGTCGAGAATCATCAGATACCTCAAAGGAACAGTTGGACATGGAGTTGTATTCAAAAACAACGGACACCTTAAAACTCAAGTATATACAGATGCAGGCTGGGGAGGTGAAAAAGGAGACAGGAAATCCACATCAGGGTATTTTACCTCGGTTGGCGGGAACTTCGTTACgtggaaaagtaaaaaaaaaaaggttGTAGCTCTTTCTAGTGCTGAAGCCAAGTTCAGAGGGATAGCACGAGGAGTACAAGAAGCGTTATGGATCCGAAAGCTACTAACAGAGATCGGATTTCCACCGGAAGATACAAGTCAAATTTTCTGCGACAATGAAGCAGCAATTGCTATCTCTgaaaatccagttcaacatgaTCGAACAAAGCATGTTGAAATTGCCAGACATTTTATCAAAGAAAAGCTATAA